The Haloplanus natans DSM 17983 genome has a segment encoding these proteins:
- a CDS encoding single stranded DNA-binding domain-containing protein: MSSSNTEDKNLSATIEATTHKDPNGTADSRTDARRSPYFRDYREEQERHRSTDTAETITLVTRLAGLLWAIVNQAAADRSTRDADVATDTDADQERFTERTASKTDFGTRAEPVDGLYGYTPDGDPVVPERGQLMRARTNVNGQPADALLEPDAAGDLTTWTPGNASSNFVDPTGEQIVGVASGLDESATRTAAPETTAPATVDDLQAYDRTEDIEDDDTTTGIETADLEVLTPGGEYIRLGDLLVEPEQFAGTSLESIERSLALEAEKQRVTDGICRPGELSDEIELVGHAKWLNNRFDELAAQRPTTTAIAAARAEAATQARDERLRPLLELDSDTHDEVCTMANRLLSEDFEKVHEVRKQPLTLAIALAKRVSRGVEPASALLRQAEAEANDPRNIQTIGNVRYMSTRQTKGRFSTQGRVAILFENTHPGIKQAGVLQDDTGSIRFAIWKKSEWDETRPTPDPTDVGGRTLIRSHRFPELAVGDLVRAENVVKGWYGDEATFETRRDSELTILERATNDSRDDTATSETATIHER, encoded by the coding sequence ATGAGTAGTAGCAACACCGAGGACAAGAACCTATCGGCGACGATAGAGGCGACGACACACAAAGACCCCAATGGGACCGCAGACTCGCGGACCGACGCCCGCCGCTCCCCCTACTTTCGGGACTACCGGGAGGAACAGGAGCGCCACCGCTCGACCGACACGGCCGAGACGATCACGCTGGTCACCAGACTGGCAGGGTTACTCTGGGCAATCGTCAACCAAGCGGCTGCAGACAGGTCCACCCGTGACGCCGACGTCGCGACGGACACTGACGCAGATCAAGAGCGCTTCACGGAACGGACGGCCTCGAAGACTGACTTCGGAACGCGAGCGGAACCCGTCGACGGACTGTACGGCTACACTCCCGACGGTGACCCTGTCGTTCCCGAGCGAGGCCAGCTCATGAGAGCTCGGACCAACGTGAACGGTCAGCCCGCAGACGCGCTCTTAGAGCCCGATGCTGCCGGCGACCTTACGACCTGGACGCCCGGCAACGCCAGCTCGAACTTCGTCGATCCGACCGGCGAACAGATCGTTGGCGTCGCCAGTGGCCTCGACGAATCCGCGACCCGGACGGCTGCACCGGAGACGACCGCTCCCGCGACTGTCGACGACCTGCAGGCGTACGACCGAACGGAGGACATCGAAGATGACGACACCACAACCGGCATCGAGACCGCCGATCTGGAGGTCCTGACGCCCGGTGGTGAGTACATCCGTCTCGGTGACCTGCTCGTCGAACCCGAGCAGTTCGCCGGAACGTCACTGGAGTCCATCGAGCGCTCGCTCGCACTGGAAGCCGAGAAGCAGCGCGTCACGGACGGTATCTGCCGCCCGGGCGAACTCAGCGACGAGATTGAACTGGTCGGACACGCGAAGTGGCTGAACAACCGGTTCGACGAACTCGCCGCTCAGCGCCCGACGACGACAGCAATCGCCGCGGCTCGCGCTGAGGCTGCCACACAGGCCCGTGACGAGCGTCTGCGTCCGCTCCTCGAGCTGGACTCGGACACTCACGACGAGGTCTGTACGATGGCGAATCGGCTCCTGAGTGAGGACTTCGAGAAGGTCCACGAGGTGCGCAAACAACCGCTCACCCTCGCGATCGCGCTTGCAAAGCGTGTCTCCCGAGGTGTCGAGCCAGCGAGTGCACTCCTCAGACAGGCCGAAGCCGAGGCGAACGATCCCCGGAACATCCAGACGATCGGTAACGTCCGATACATGTCGACCCGCCAGACGAAGGGCCGATTCTCGACGCAGGGCCGCGTGGCGATCCTCTTCGAGAACACGCATCCCGGAATCAAGCAGGCCGGCGTGCTCCAGGACGACACCGGATCGATCCGTTTCGCGATCTGGAAGAAATCCGAATGGGACGAGACCCGCCCCACGCCCGACCCGACCGACGTTGGCGGCCGCACGCTCATCCGATCCCACCGGTTCCCCGAACTGGCGGTCGGTGATCTCGTGCGCGCTGAAAACGTCGTGAAGGGCTGGTATGGGGACGAGGCGACCTTCGAGACCCGTCGGGACAGCGAACTCACGATCCTGGAGCGAGCTACCAACGACTCGAGGGACGACACGGCCACGTCCGAGACTGCGACGATCCACGAACGATGA
- a CDS encoding HVO_A0114 family putative DNA-binding protein produces the protein MEREQLRAASTLVVTVKSSDEFHDDITDHIESLKHGDSVDTTPTLSFTSYDDLMETLPPRTLELVEAVRRESPSSINGTARVVDRDVKNVHEELSRLSQLGIIFFEEAGQSKRPVVWFDELVITLSFDALG, from the coding sequence ATGGAGCGCGAACAGCTTCGGGCTGCGTCGACCCTCGTCGTGACGGTCAAATCGTCCGACGAGTTCCACGACGACATTACTGACCACATCGAGTCACTGAAACACGGCGATTCAGTGGACACGACACCGACGCTGTCGTTCACCAGCTACGACGATCTCATGGAGACGCTGCCGCCGCGTACCCTCGAACTCGTCGAGGCTGTTCGTCGGGAGTCCCCCTCCAGCATCAACGGGACTGCCCGAGTTGTGGACCGTGACGTCAAAAATGTCCACGAGGAACTCAGTCGACTTTCCCAACTGGGAATCATCTTCTTCGAGGAAGCAGGCCAGAGCAAGCGTCCCGTCGTCTGGTTCGACGAACTCGTCATCACGCTTTCGTTCGACGCTCTTGGGTAA